The proteins below are encoded in one region of Apostichopus japonicus isolate 1M-3 chromosome 22, ASM3797524v1, whole genome shotgun sequence:
- the LOC139963411 gene encoding uncharacterized protein yields the protein MASSIETSTLCTDDSVRQGLKRLRRQNAVPLDLNIIKMAKLGKGVTPPTPQDEEIRLQWPSPTKRSSQSPPPTVSPLTEDYDEAGCKPTHDETEVIWVLDSDEEAELETPIVNVPQPDIEAPKVSRHIKRRNPRCQPKRLFEQGIVVDEVQTTTTEHEKTLQRLAKNVICQELWHTIKQKCNDLCYGCSVDHPSQIEHDWCLMATDDERLAMFLDDSVRNWTLNIFLRPNIWLNVVH from the exons ATGGCTTCCTCAATCGAAACTTCGACACTTTGTACCGATGACTCTGTGCGTCAAGGCTTGAAGAGACTGCGCCGTCAAAACGCAGTGCCTTTGGACTTGAACATTATTAAAATGGCCAAATTGGGAAAAGGTGTAACGCCACCAACACCTCAAGACGAGGAAATTCGTCTACAATGGCCGAGCCCTACTAAGCGGTCGTCGCAGTCACCTCCACCAACGGTATCGCCATTGACAGAGGATTACGACGAAGCGGGTTGCAAACCAACGCAT GATGAAACTGAAGTGATCTGGGTACTGGATTCTGATGAGGAGGCAGAACTGGAGACCCCGATCGTCAATGTACCACAACCGGATATAGAGGCACCCAAAGTGTCTAGGCACATCAAGAGACGAAACCCCAGATGTCAACCAAAGAGGCTGTTTGAACAAGGCATCGTCGTAGATGAGGTCCAGACAACGACAACCGAACACGAAAAGACGTTGCAACGTTTAGCAAAGAATGTGATTTGCCAAGAGCTTTGGCATAccataaaacaaaaatgcaatGATTTGTGTTACGGATGTAGTGTGGACCATCCGAGTCAGATTGAGCACGACTGGTGTCTCATGGCCACGGACGATGAACGCCTCGCTATGTTCCTGGATGATTCCGTAAGAAATTGGACATTGAACATATTTTTAAGACCAAATATCTGGTTGAATGTCGTGCATTGA
- the LOC139964092 gene encoding uncharacterized protein F54H12.2-like, which produces MKNSFEDYYLRQVGRGLPVLTGYHHQKGHGLGGILWRLARSALQASEEVSGYFRRGSTEDYLDLSQTILHVRTKLSQSNGDDLPPDANVGPVNLLLQSLFSEVDVTLNDRLVTPSTNTYAYRAMMETLLSYGPEAKESQLTGSLFYKDTAGKMDSCNPNGDQQVVNEGLKARYEFVKNSKVVDLVGPLHCDMFVQQKMLLGGVEMKMKLHRNKDAFCLLSSEANASFKVCIVDASLYVRHVKVHPEVALAHAKALEQGTAKYPINRVEVTSLSIPRGNLIFKRESLFLGNLPKRVVLGIVDTEAFNGAYNRNPFNFYHHHLNFLALYVDGEQLPWKPLRPSFTDDRYIMAYQTLYSGLNSMFSDKGNQISRSDYAKGYTLYAFDMTPDLASGGHFNLRKNGNVRLEMQFEHALTRSVNVVVYAEYDAVVEVDKTRNVLIDF; this is translated from the exons ATGAAGAATTCATTTGAAGACTACTACCTTCGCCAGGTAGGACGTGGACTTCCAGTGCTCACTGGTTACCACCATCAGAAAGGACACGGATTAGGAGGTATCTTATGGCGATTAGCCAGATCAGCCCTTCAAGCGAGTGAAGAGGTCTCTGGATATTTTCGACgt GGATCGACCGAGGATTATCTCGATCTGTCTCAAACTATTCTTCACGTGAGGACAAAGTTGAGTCAAAGTAACGGCGATGATCTCCCGCCGGACGCAAACGTTGGTCCCGTTAATTTGTTATTACAGTCTCTCTTTTCCGAAGTAGATGTCACGTTAAACGATCGTCTGGTAACGCCTTCAACGAATACTTACGCCTATCGTGCAATGATGGAGACATTGCTCTCTTATGGCCCGGAAGCCAAGGAATCTCAACTCACTGGAAGCCTGTTCTACAAAGATACTGCTGGAAAAATGGATTCTTGTAATCCCAACGGAGATCAACAAGTGGTGAATGAAGGCCTAAAAGCCAGATACGAATTTGTCAAGAATAGTAAGGTCGTCGATCTGGTTGGCCCCTTACATTGTGATATGTTTGTTCAGCAAAAGATGTTATTAGGTGgtgttgaaatgaaaatgaagttaCACCGTAACAAAGATGCTTTTTGTCTCTTGTCCAGTGAAGCAAACGCATCTTTTAAAGTTTGCATTGTGGATGCTTCGCTTTACGTACGTCATGTTAAAGTTCACCCTGAAGTGGCTTTAGCACATGCCAAGGCTTTGGAGCAAGGCACTGCTAAATACCCTATCAACAGAGTAGAAGTCACATCGCTTTCCATCCCGAGAGGAAACTTAATCTTCAAACGGGAAAGTTTGTTCTTGGGTAATCTACCGAAACGAGTGGTGTTGGGAATTGTTGACACGGAAGCTTTTAATGGTGCTTACAACAGAAACCCATTTaatttttatcaccatcatctgAACTTTTTAGCGTTATACGTCGACGGTGAACAGCTACCATGGAAACCGTTACGCCCTAGTTTTACGGATGACCGCTACATCATGGCCTATCAGACCCTTTATTCGGGATTAAATAGTATGTTTAGTGACAAAGGCAATCAGATCAGCCGAAGTGACTACGCCAAAGGTTACACGTTGTATGCCTTTGACATGACCCCTGACCTAGCGAGCGGAGGCCACTTTAATCTCCGCAAAAACGGTAATGTGCGCCTTGAAATGCAATTTGAGCACGCATTGACCAGAAGTGTAAATGTGGTTGTATACGCTGAATATGACGCCGTGGTAGAAGTGGATAAAACTCGTAACGTATTAATAGACTTTTAA